From Calditrichota bacterium, a single genomic window includes:
- a CDS encoding 6-phosphofructokinase — MPRGSKNRLAILVGGGPAPGINGVISAATIEARKSDIEVLGIMDGFKWLVGDNLDDLRQNVRELHMRDVSRIHFTGGSILRTSRVNPTKDEHTLRNCLRAFRHLGVNYVITIGGDDTIYAASKLAAAAKGKIKFAHVPKTIDNDLPLPDNLPTFGFQTARHLGAELVKNLMEDSRTTNRWYLIVAMGRKAGHLALGMAKAAGATLAIIAEEFKPGPITVQTVCDVLEGAILKRRAMGHEHGVAVIAEGLAERFTPAELKAIPGVVIDYDPYGNIRLAEVELGKILKLQLENRFAARQDKIEIVEINIGYVLRCADPIPFDCEYVRDLGYSAVRYLLSTRPEHRDSALICVNGGKLLPVRFEDVLDPATGKTRLRLVDVTTESYQVALEYMVRLRQRDLADAKFLAEMAKIAREDPEHLRQRLAHIALP; from the coding sequence ATGCCAAGAGGCAGCAAGAATCGTTTGGCGATCCTTGTGGGCGGTGGCCCGGCGCCGGGCATCAACGGCGTCATCAGCGCCGCCACCATTGAGGCGCGCAAATCGGACATCGAGGTGTTGGGCATCATGGACGGCTTCAAATGGCTCGTCGGCGACAACCTCGATGACCTCCGCCAAAACGTGCGGGAGCTGCACATGCGGGACGTATCACGCATTCACTTCACGGGCGGCTCCATCTTGCGCACCTCACGGGTCAACCCGACCAAAGATGAGCACACGCTGCGCAACTGCCTGCGCGCCTTCCGCCATTTGGGTGTCAACTATGTCATCACCATCGGCGGGGACGACACCATCTACGCCGCGAGTAAGCTGGCCGCGGCAGCCAAGGGCAAGATCAAGTTCGCGCACGTGCCCAAGACCATCGACAACGACTTGCCGCTGCCCGACAATCTGCCCACCTTCGGCTTCCAGACTGCCCGGCACTTAGGTGCCGAGTTGGTGAAGAATCTCATGGAGGACTCGCGCACCACCAACCGCTGGTACCTCATCGTCGCCATGGGGCGGAAGGCTGGTCACTTGGCGCTGGGCATGGCCAAGGCAGCGGGGGCCACCTTGGCGATCATCGCCGAGGAGTTCAAGCCAGGTCCTATCACCGTGCAGACCGTGTGCGACGTGCTGGAAGGAGCCATCCTCAAGCGGCGGGCCATGGGCCATGAGCATGGCGTGGCAGTAATCGCCGAGGGGCTGGCCGAGCGATTCACGCCCGCCGAGCTCAAAGCCATCCCAGGAGTGGTCATTGACTATGACCCCTACGGGAATATCCGGCTGGCTGAGGTGGAATTGGGGAAAATTCTCAAGCTGCAGCTCGAAAACCGCTTTGCCGCCCGCCAAGACAAGATAGAGATCGTCGAAATCAACATCGGCTATGTGCTCCGCTGCGCCGATCCCATCCCCTTCGACTGCGAGTACGTGCGCGACCTCGGCTACAGCGCAGTGCGCTACCTGCTGAGCACGCGACCCGAGCACCGCGACAGCGCCCTGATTTGCGTGAATGGCGGCAAACTGCTGCCTGTACGATTCGAGGACGTGCTGGACCCGGCCACGGGCAAGACGCGTTTACGTCTGGTGGACGTGACCACCGAGTCCTATCAGGTGGCGCTCGAATACATGGTGCGCTTGCGCCAGCGCGACTTGGCAGACGCGAAGTTCTTGGCAGAAATGGCCAAGATAGCACGGGAGGACCCCGAGCACCTCCGTCAACGTTTGGCGCACATCGCCCTCCCTTGA